A genome region from Bacillaceae bacterium IKA-2 includes the following:
- a CDS encoding NADH-quinone oxidoreductase subunit C codes for MSQQLLDLVLQKFEELSGPEVVVESKLNFNEPFLSINSDNWKIETAKMLLEDPKLRFDFLCCLTGVDYEEHMEVIYNFYSMELDQYLCIKVSMPRSNPKIMSLQPVWKTADWHEREAYDLLGIEFIGHPNLTRILLEDDWVGYPLRKDYKFDKEEMGLS; via the coding sequence ATGAGTCAACAATTACTAGATTTAGTGTTGCAGAAGTTTGAGGAATTGTCAGGCCCAGAAGTAGTTGTAGAAAGTAAATTAAATTTCAATGAACCTTTTTTATCAATTAATAGCGATAACTGGAAGATAGAAACAGCCAAAATGCTATTAGAAGATCCGAAATTAAGGTTCGATTTTTTATGCTGTTTAACAGGTGTAGATTACGAAGAGCATATGGAAGTTATCTACAATTTTTATTCAATGGAGTTAGATCAGTATCTATGTATTAAAGTTAGTATGCCTCGCTCTAATCCAAAAATAATGTCATTACAACCAGTCTGGAAAACAGCAGATTGGCACGAGCGTGAAGCTTATGATTTATTAGGAATTGAGTTTATTGGTCATCCGAATTTAACACGAATTTTATTAGAAGATGATTGGGTAGGCTATCCGCTTCGCAAAGATTATAAATTTGATAAAGAAGAAATGGGTTTATCGTAG
- a CDS encoding NADH-quinone oxidoreductase subunit D — translation MSIKTEQMVLNIGPQHPSTHGVFRIEVVMEGEIIIAAKPVIGYLHRGSEKLAEDFLYSQFIPYTDRLDYMNAMTNNYVYCASVEKLMGIETEIPERAEYLRVITMELNRVASHLVWWGTYLLDIGALSPFIYAFRDRETILDLLNEISGARMTFNYMRIGGVKWDAPEGWVTKVKETLKSLRENIEEFEVLVTGNEIFQMRTKGVGHISKEDAINWGLSGPILRGSGVKFDLRKDQPYSIYDRFDFDVPTSDRGDCFGRYEVRLEEMRQALRIVEQACDQITEGPIIHKKGQRLMMIKPPAGESYFRCESSKGEIGVYVISNGKNKPYRVKLRRPSFVNTEILASLLKGRNIADLVAIFGSLDVVLGEVDG, via the coding sequence ATGAGTATAAAAACTGAGCAAATGGTATTAAACATAGGCCCGCAACACCCTAGTACACACGGTGTATTTCGTATTGAGGTAGTCATGGAAGGTGAAATCATTATAGCGGCGAAACCTGTTATTGGTTACTTGCATCGAGGATCGGAAAAACTCGCCGAAGATTTTCTTTATTCGCAGTTTATTCCGTATACAGATCGCCTTGACTATATGAATGCTATGACGAACAACTATGTTTATTGCGCTTCTGTAGAAAAGTTAATGGGAATCGAAACTGAAATCCCAGAACGTGCAGAGTATCTTCGTGTTATTACGATGGAATTAAACCGAGTTGCTAGTCATCTTGTTTGGTGGGGAACTTACCTGCTAGATATTGGCGCATTAAGTCCATTTATTTACGCCTTCCGTGATCGTGAAACAATTCTTGACCTTTTAAATGAAATAAGTGGGGCAAGAATGACGTTTAACTACATGCGAATCGGTGGAGTGAAGTGGGATGCACCTGAGGGTTGGGTTACAAAGGTAAAGGAAACATTAAAATCACTTCGTGAAAACATTGAAGAGTTTGAGGTTCTTGTGACAGGGAACGAAATTTTCCAAATGAGAACAAAAGGTGTTGGCCATATTTCCAAAGAAGACGCAATCAATTGGGGACTTTCAGGTCCAATTTTACGTGGTAGTGGCGTCAAGTTTGATTTGCGTAAAGATCAACCATATTCGATCTATGATCGTTTTGATTTTGATGTTCCAACAAGTGATAGAGGAGACTGCTTCGGTCGTTATGAAGTAAGACTCGAGGAAATGCGTCAAGCATTGCGCATTGTTGAGCAAGCATGTGATCAAATTACTGAAGGACCGATCATTCATAAAAAAGGTCAGCGATTGATGATGATTAAACCACCAGCTGGAGAATCATATTTCCGCTGTGAATCTTCAAAAGGTGAAATCGGAGTTTATGTAATAAGTAACGGTAAAAACAAGCCTTATCGTGTCAAGCTACGTCGGCCATCATTTGTAAATACAGAAATTTTGGCTAGTTTACTTAAAGGCAGAAATATTGCTGACTTAGTAGCGATATTCGGAAGTCTGGACGTCGTACTCGGGGAGGTCGATGGATAA